One window from the genome of Molothrus ater isolate BHLD 08-10-18 breed brown headed cowbird chromosome 5, BPBGC_Mater_1.1, whole genome shotgun sequence encodes:
- the SMKR1 gene encoding small lysine-rich protein 1 encodes MQGQPQLLWQSQPSQEFLIAKIPSLAALWHWEPFPGCCPCRPWPQSLCSSPGAPAGPARGSELSLEPSPLQARKAKKGGKDKKGGGKGKKGGKGKSSKKGVKKEVQAVDLFSSAAMLNAYYICHNAAAFLEFRGHPWPGSLKKKGKKRK; translated from the exons atgcaggggcagccccagctgctctggcaatcccagcccagccaggaattcctcattgccaagatcccatccctggctgccctctggcactgggagccattccctgggtgctgtccctgcaggccttggccccagtccctctgcagctctcctggagcccctgcaggccctgccaggggctctgagctctccctggagccctctcctctccag gcaCGCAAAGCTAAAAAGGGTGGCAAAGACAAAAAAGGTGGTGGCAAAGGCAAAAAGGGTGGCAAAGGCAAAAGCTCCAAAAAGGGTGTAAAAAAGGAAGTGCAAGCAGTGGATCTGTTCAGCTCAGCTGCCATGCTCAACGCTTACTACATCTGTCACAACGCCGCCGCCTTCCTGGAGTTCCGGGGCCACCCCTGGCCTGGCTCCCTcaaaaagaaggggaagaaaaggaagtga
- the LOC118697669 gene encoding striatin-interacting proteins 2: protein MPITVLQSMKLGIDVNRHKEIIVKSISALLLLLLKHFKLNHIYQFEYVSQHLVFANCIPLILKFFNQNIMSYITAKNSISVLDYPHCTVCDLPELTAESLEAGDNNQFCWRNLFSCINLLRILNKLTKWKHSRTMMLVVFKSAPILKRALKVKQAMMQLYVLKLLKIQTKYLGRQWRKSNMKTMSAIYQKVRHRMNDDWAYGNDIDARPWDFQAEECTLRANIEAFNSRRYDKPQDSEFAPVDNCLQSVLGQRLELPEDFHYSYELWLEREVFSQPIRWEELLRCQ from the exons ATGCC GATCACCGTCCTGCAGAGCATGAAGCTGGGCATCGACGTGAACAGACACAAGGAGATCATCGTGAAGAGCATCtcggcgctgctgctgctgctcctcaagCACTTCAAGCTGAACCACATCTACCAG TTTGAGTACGTGTCCCAGCACCTGGTGTTTGCCAACTGCATCCCGCTGATCCTGAAATTCTTCAACCAGAACATCATGTCTTACATCACTGCCAAAAACAG catctctgtCCTGGATTATCCGCATTGCACAGTCTGTGACTTGCCTGAGCTCACAGCAGAAAGTCTG GAAGCTGGGGACAACAACCAGTTTTGCTGGAGGAATTTGTTCTCCTGCATTAACTTGCTGAGGATCCTCAACAAGCTGACCAAGTGGAAACACTCGAGGACAATG ATGCTGGTGGTGTTTAAATCAGCCCCGATCCTGAAGCGGGCTCTGAAGGTGAAGCAGGCCATGATGCAGCTCTACGTGCTCAAGCTGCTGAAGATCCAGACCAAGTACCTGGGGCGCCAGTGGAGGAAGAGCAACATGAAGACCATGTCTGCCATCTACCAGAAGGTGCGGCACCGCATGAACGACGACTGGGCCTACGGCAACG acATTGACGCCAGGCCGTGGGATTTCCAGGCTGAGGAGTGCACGCTGAGGGCCAACATCGAAGCCTTCAACAGCCGCAGGTACGACAAGCCGCAGGACTCGGAGTTCGCGCCGGTGGACAACTGCCTGCAGAGCGTGCTGGGCCAGCGCCTGGAGCTGCCCGAGGACTTCCACTACTCCTACGAGCTGTGGCTGGAGCGGGAGGTGTTTTCGCAGCCCATCcgctgggaagagctgctgcgCTGCCAGTga